In a single window of the Bradyrhizobium erythrophlei genome:
- a CDS encoding HU family DNA-binding protein, whose translation MAVQMTKSQLIEKIAAETEVAKKDVKGVLETLATVGYKELKKAGVFLVPGFAKFVVIKKPATKARQGTNPFNGEPMTFKAKPARKIVRARPVKAAKDAV comes from the coding sequence ATGGCAGTACAGATGACCAAGTCACAGCTGATCGAGAAGATCGCCGCTGAGACCGAAGTAGCGAAGAAGGACGTCAAGGGCGTTTTGGAGACGCTCGCGACGGTCGGCTATAAAGAGCTGAAGAAAGCCGGAGTGTTTCTCGTTCCGGGCTTTGCCAAGTTTGTCGTCATCAAGAAGCCGGCTACCAAGGCGCGGCAGGGCACCAATCCATTCAATGGAGAGCCGATGACGTTCAAGGCCAAGCCGGCCCGAAAGATCGTCAGGGCCCGGCCGGTCAAGGCGGCAAAAGACGCGGTGTGA
- a CDS encoding phosphoketolase family protein: protein METLSSNRKSKTNTAKKAPLSSKELELMNAYWRACNYLSVGMIYLKDNPLLREPLRTEHVKHRLLGHWGASPALSFVWVHLNRMINRHDLDVIFVAGPGHGAPGVLGPAYLEGTYSEIYPDKSEDAEGMQKFFKQFSFPGHIGSHVTPETPGSIHEGGELGYSLSHAYGMALDNPDTIVACVVGDGEAETGPLATAWHSNKFINPMRDGAVLPILNLNGYKIANPTILARVSHEELQALFVGYGYTPHFVEGDDPVLMHQQMAAALDEAVGEIRAQQKSARDSNKPFRPRWPMIVLRSPKGWTGPMEIKGHKVEGSWRSHQVPFADVRDNPANLKLLDDWMRSYKPQELFDAGGRLVPELKELAPRGNRRMSSNPHANGGLLRKDLKLPDFRDYAVEVTTHGTTMYENTKPLGEYLRDVMRNNPTSFRVFGPDETASNRLQALYEASKKTWMAEMLPDDADGGELSPDGRVMEMLSEHTLIGWLEGYLLTGRHGFFHTYEAFAHVIDSMFNQHAKWLDICKNHVAWRAPVASENILLSSTVWRQDHNGFSHQDPGFIDLVTNKGPSVTRVYLPPDANTLLSVADHCLRSTDYINVIVADKQKHLQFTTMDEAIVHCTKGLGIWARASTDAGEEPEVVLASCGDVATMEALAAAAILRENVPDLKLRFVNVVDLFRLQPASEHPHGSTEREFDSLFTTDRPIIFNFHGYPWLIHKLSYRFKGHENLHVRGYKEKGNINTPLELAMLNETSRFHLVIDVIDRVQKLHTKTAHLKERMKNAIVENFQYAHEHGADRPEIVNWTWPY from the coding sequence ATGGAAACACTCTCATCGAATCGAAAGTCGAAAACGAACACTGCCAAAAAAGCACCGTTGTCGAGCAAAGAGCTGGAGCTGATGAACGCCTACTGGCGGGCGTGCAACTACCTCTCGGTGGGCATGATCTATCTCAAGGACAACCCGCTGCTGCGGGAACCCTTGCGCACGGAGCACGTGAAGCACCGGCTGCTTGGCCACTGGGGCGCGAGCCCGGCGTTGTCCTTCGTCTGGGTGCATCTGAACCGGATGATTAACCGGCACGACCTCGATGTGATTTTCGTTGCGGGGCCCGGCCATGGCGCGCCCGGAGTGCTGGGGCCAGCCTATCTTGAAGGTACGTACTCCGAGATCTACCCGGATAAGAGCGAGGACGCGGAGGGAATGCAAAAATTCTTCAAGCAGTTCTCCTTTCCGGGCCATATCGGGAGTCACGTCACGCCGGAAACGCCGGGCTCCATCCACGAAGGAGGCGAACTTGGCTACAGTCTCTCGCATGCCTACGGCATGGCCCTGGATAATCCCGATACGATCGTAGCCTGTGTCGTAGGGGATGGTGAGGCCGAGACCGGTCCGCTGGCGACGGCGTGGCATTCCAACAAATTCATCAACCCCATGCGTGATGGGGCTGTGCTGCCAATCCTGAATCTGAATGGCTACAAGATCGCCAATCCAACAATTCTTGCACGTGTGAGCCACGAGGAACTGCAAGCGTTGTTCGTCGGCTACGGATACACGCCGCATTTCGTTGAAGGCGACGATCCGGTTCTGATGCATCAGCAAATGGCCGCTGCGCTGGACGAGGCCGTTGGCGAGATTCGTGCACAGCAAAAATCCGCGCGGGATTCGAACAAGCCCTTCCGTCCGCGGTGGCCGATGATCGTGCTGCGATCGCCGAAGGGGTGGACCGGACCCATGGAGATCAAAGGGCACAAGGTCGAAGGCTCCTGGCGCTCGCACCAGGTGCCTTTTGCCGATGTGCGGGACAATCCGGCCAACTTGAAACTGCTCGACGACTGGATGCGCAGCTACAAGCCCCAGGAGTTGTTCGATGCCGGCGGCCGGCTGGTTCCGGAACTGAAGGAGCTGGCGCCCCGCGGAAACCGGCGCATGAGTTCCAACCCCCATGCCAACGGCGGACTGCTGCGCAAGGACCTCAAGCTTCCTGACTTTCGCGACTACGCGGTAGAGGTGACTACACACGGCACGACGATGTACGAGAACACCAAGCCGCTCGGCGAATACCTTCGCGACGTCATGAGGAACAATCCGACGAGCTTCCGCGTCTTCGGTCCCGACGAAACCGCATCCAACCGCCTGCAAGCGCTTTATGAGGCAAGCAAGAAGACCTGGATGGCGGAAATGCTGCCGGATGACGCCGATGGCGGCGAGCTCTCGCCCGACGGGCGCGTAATGGAGATGCTCTCGGAGCATACGCTCATCGGTTGGCTGGAGGGTTATCTGCTAACCGGCCGACATGGATTCTTCCACACCTACGAAGCCTTTGCCCATGTGATCGACTCGATGTTCAACCAGCACGCCAAGTGGCTGGACATCTGCAAGAACCACGTGGCGTGGCGCGCCCCGGTCGCGTCGGAGAATATTCTGCTCTCATCCACTGTCTGGCGCCAGGACCACAACGGATTCTCCCACCAGGACCCCGGATTTATTGATCTGGTAACCAACAAGGGGCCATCCGTTACACGCGTCTATCTGCCACCCGACGCCAACACCCTGCTATCAGTTGCAGACCACTGCCTGCGCAGCACCGATTACATCAATGTCATCGTCGCCGACAAACAAAAACATCTGCAGTTCACGACCATGGATGAGGCGATCGTCCACTGCACCAAGGGCCTCGGCATCTGGGCACGTGCGAGCACGGATGCCGGCGAGGAGCCCGAGGTTGTGCTGGCCTCCTGCGGCGACGTGGCGACCATGGAAGCACTGGCCGCGGCCGCCATTTTGCGTGAAAACGTACCGGATCTGAAGCTGCGCTTCGTTAACGTCGTGGATCTGTTCAGGCTACAGCCCGCGTCCGAGCATCCGCACGGATCGACGGAGCGTGAGTTCGACAGCCTGTTCACCACGGACAGGCCGATTATCTTTAACTTCCACGGCTATCCCTGGCTCATTCATAAACTCTCCTACCGGTTCAAGGGGCACGAGAACCTGCACGTACGAGGCTACAAGGAAAAGGGCAACATCAACACGCCACTCGAATTGGCGATGCTGAACGAAACATCGCGTTTCCATCTCGTTATCGATGTGATCGACCGAGTACAGAAGCTGCATACCAAGACGGCGCATCTCAAGGAGCGGATGAAAAATGCCATTGTCGAAAATTTCCAGTACGCGCACGAGCACGGCGCCGATCGACCAGAGATCGTCAACTGGACCTGGCCGTACTGA
- a CDS encoding MBL fold metallo-hydrolase yields MPPADPPAHTNGDTVVFVEPDKVLISGDVVQNKFTILPIGTRSTIKGWLAVLDRVAELKPALILPDHSPPGDSAMIPEQRAYMIDLLAQTQSAKSQGKSVEDAAGMVGAEFGTKYAGWLRAGNLPRAVSQAYREAQ; encoded by the coding sequence ATCCCACCCGCTGACCCGCCCGCGCATACAAACGGCGACACCGTCGTGTTTGTCGAGCCGGACAAGGTGCTGATCTCCGGCGACGTGGTCCAGAATAAATTCACGATTTTGCCGATCGGAACGCGATCGACCATCAAAGGCTGGCTCGCCGTACTCGATCGCGTGGCGGAGCTGAAACCGGCGCTCATCCTGCCCGACCATAGCCCGCCCGGCGACAGCGCGATGATCCCCGAGCAGCGGGCCTATATGATCGATCTGCTGGCGCAAACGCAGTCGGCCAAAAGCCAGGGCAAGAGCGTCGAGGATGCGGCAGGCATGGTCGGCGCGGAATTCGGAACGAAATATGCCGGGTGGCTGCGCGCGGGCAACTTGCCAAGGGCGGTATCGCAGGCGTATCGGGAAGCGCAGTGA
- a CDS encoding peptidyl-alpha-hydroxyglycine alpha-amidating lyase family protein, translating to MAWRLVSLSIILAMWGAHAALAQASYPCVNDAPDPYQRGVSFAPLPDGRAWGSTAGVTVAADGTIWAYDRCGANSCAGSPLDPIIAFSPDGKVRRHFGGGLFQMPHGLTVDDAGNVWVTDNAAKDGRGMQVYKFSPQGQILMTLGKPGGGEAPDGFFQPNAVAIASNGDIFVAQGHTARGDKSLILVFSPEGKFIRSFGGKGSGPGELDVPHALAFDAKGRLLVGDRNHNRIARFDRDGSYLGEWKQFSRPSAIVVTRDQTIYVGDSESQSRDAAAYAYNPGCEKGIRFGKLEDARVLGLIPDQQPMSVSSTAEGVGVDKEGNVFGAEVGPRDLKKYLKK from the coding sequence ATGGCTTGGCGCCTGGTTTCACTGAGCATCATTCTGGCCATGTGGGGCGCGCATGCCGCCTTGGCCCAGGCGAGCTACCCTTGCGTCAACGATGCGCCCGATCCCTATCAGCGCGGAGTGAGTTTCGCTCCGCTGCCGGATGGGCGCGCCTGGGGTTCGACGGCCGGCGTCACCGTCGCGGCCGACGGCACGATCTGGGCCTACGATCGATGCGGCGCCAATAGCTGCGCGGGCTCCCCGCTCGACCCGATCATCGCCTTTTCGCCGGACGGAAAAGTGCGGCGCCATTTCGGCGGTGGCCTGTTTCAGATGCCGCATGGCCTTACCGTCGATGATGCCGGAAATGTCTGGGTGACGGACAACGCCGCCAAGGACGGCCGCGGCATGCAGGTCTATAAATTCAGCCCCCAGGGCCAGATACTCATGACGCTGGGCAAACCCGGCGGTGGCGAGGCGCCGGACGGCTTCTTCCAGCCTAACGCGGTGGCGATCGCGTCGAACGGCGACATCTTCGTCGCGCAAGGGCACACCGCGCGCGGCGACAAGTCGCTCATTCTTGTCTTTTCACCCGAGGGCAAATTCATCAGATCATTTGGCGGCAAGGGCAGTGGGCCAGGCGAGCTTGACGTGCCGCATGCGCTGGCCTTCGATGCCAAGGGCCGCCTGCTGGTCGGTGACCGCAACCACAATCGCATCGCTCGCTTCGACCGCGACGGAAGCTATCTCGGCGAGTGGAAACAATTCAGCCGCCCGAGCGCCATCGTCGTCACCAGGGATCAGACGATCTATGTCGGCGATTCCGAATCCCAGTCCCGCGATGCCGCGGCCTATGCCTATAATCCCGGCTGCGAAAAGGGCATCCGTTTCGGCAAGCTCGAAGATGCCAGGGTGTTGGGCCTGATCCCCGATCAACAGCCCATGTCGGTGTCGAGCACCGCCGAAGGCGTCGGCGTCGACAAGGAAGGCAATGTCTTCGGCGCCGAAGTCGGCCCGAGGGACTTGAAGAAATATTTGAAAAAGTAG
- a CDS encoding HAD family hydrolase, translated as MRQSKSKLINRDQYDSVLFDMDGVITDTASLHAACWKQLFDEFLERRAKLQGEEFHPFDIVTDYRLHVDGKPRFEGVRDFLKSRGIELPEGNAEDPVDVETVCGLGNRKNELVNDAIARKGVQAYNGSVQFIHLLHRNGYKLAVVTSSQNCASILKAVKLDKFFEVRVDGNTIHAQRLKGKPAPDTFLLAARLLGAEPIRTVVIEDAISGIQAGSAGKFGLVIGIARSGDADVLKRHGAHLVVRDLDELIE; from the coding sequence ATGCGCCAGTCCAAGAGCAAGCTGATTAACAGAGACCAATACGACTCCGTTCTTTTTGACATGGACGGCGTGATAACGGACACGGCCAGCCTCCATGCGGCGTGCTGGAAACAGTTGTTCGATGAATTCCTGGAAAGGCGCGCGAAGCTTCAAGGCGAAGAATTTCACCCGTTCGATATCGTCACTGACTACCGGCTTCATGTGGATGGCAAGCCCCGTTTCGAAGGGGTTCGTGATTTCTTGAAGTCACGGGGCATCGAACTCCCCGAGGGGAACGCTGAAGACCCTGTAGACGTCGAAACGGTGTGCGGACTTGGGAATCGCAAGAATGAGTTGGTCAATGATGCCATCGCGAGAAAAGGCGTGCAGGCTTACAATGGAAGCGTGCAATTCATCCATCTGCTCCATCGCAATGGATATAAACTTGCGGTGGTCACTTCGAGTCAGAACTGCGCGTCTATCTTGAAGGCCGTCAAGCTGGACAAGTTCTTCGAGGTGCGGGTCGATGGCAATACAATCCACGCGCAACGACTGAAGGGAAAACCTGCACCTGACACTTTCTTGCTAGCGGCCCGGCTTCTGGGAGCTGAGCCGATTCGGACTGTTGTGATCGAGGATGCGATTTCCGGAATACAAGCAGGATCGGCGGGAAAGTTTGGACTTGTAATCGGCATAGCTCGCAGTGGCGATGCGGACGTACTGAAGCGTCATGGCGCTCATCTAGTAGTTCGCGATCTGGACGAACTGATTGAATGA
- a CDS encoding Gfo/Idh/MocA family protein codes for MDQIEVAVVGVGWCGGIRAEACAAHPLVSGVHVVENRPERLREVAAAIGAKSAAADYRALLENPDVSAVFVCATPETTHFPMARDFLRAGKHVFLEKPIALELEEADELISIARSSRLKFTIGYSQRFNPKFAYVKQCISDGTIGKPVSALVSRHISRSLGKKISGRVKLSPAAMESTHDLDFVLWCLEPAKPVRVYSQVNYGAMRESTGNEIPDLQWMTVTMDSGLTFVVGGGWSLPPGYPNFSSTWIEMIGTEGALMVDDTHRDVMLNTMKNGAVFPMSTMPGESVGHVYAGPMASETVHFVEAVALDRPVLVTPEQARRVMELYIAADLSAELNEPVTLPLENKRPAKLAAGI; via the coding sequence ATGGATCAGATCGAGGTAGCCGTCGTGGGCGTCGGCTGGTGTGGTGGCATTCGGGCCGAGGCGTGTGCGGCTCACCCGCTCGTGAGTGGAGTCCACGTCGTCGAGAATCGCCCCGAACGATTGCGCGAAGTTGCCGCGGCCATCGGCGCCAAATCGGCAGCCGCCGACTATCGCGCCTTGCTCGAAAACCCTGATGTTTCGGCCGTGTTCGTGTGCGCGACGCCCGAGACGACCCATTTCCCGATGGCGCGGGACTTTCTGCGCGCCGGAAAGCACGTGTTTCTCGAAAAGCCGATTGCGCTCGAACTTGAAGAGGCGGACGAGCTTATTTCCATCGCCCGTTCCAGCCGGCTCAAATTCACCATCGGCTATTCGCAGCGCTTCAACCCGAAATTCGCCTACGTCAAACAGTGCATCAGCGACGGCACGATCGGCAAGCCCGTCAGCGCGCTGGTGAGCCGGCATATTTCGCGCAGCCTCGGCAAGAAAATCAGCGGTCGCGTCAAGCTTTCCCCCGCCGCGATGGAATCGACGCACGACCTCGACTTCGTGCTCTGGTGTCTCGAACCGGCCAAGCCGGTGCGCGTCTATTCGCAGGTCAACTACGGCGCGATGCGCGAGTCCACGGGAAACGAAATTCCCGATCTGCAATGGATGACCGTGACCATGGACAGCGGCCTCACCTTCGTTGTCGGCGGCGGCTGGAGCCTGCCGCCCGGCTATCCCAACTTCTCATCCACGTGGATCGAGATGATCGGAACCGAAGGCGCCCTGATGGTCGACGACACCCATCGCGACGTGATGTTGAACACCATGAAAAACGGCGCCGTGTTTCCGATGTCGACGATGCCCGGGGAATCGGTGGGGCATGTCTATGCCGGCCCCATGGCCTCCGAAACGGTGCATTTCGTCGAAGCGGTGGCCCTGGATCGGCCGGTCCTAGTGACGCCCGAACAGGCGCGCCGGGTGATGGAGCTTTATATCGCCGCCGATCTGTCGGCCGAACTGAACGAGCCGGTGACGCTGCCGCTCGAGAACAAACGACCGGCTAAACTGGCCGCCGGCATATAG
- a CDS encoding MFS transporter, with the protein MPADITAATSPAGTLARAKRTHVRWYVLLLISLMYMITYMDRSNISIAAPAIAKEFGFSKTEIALVFSAFAWAYAAGQVPGGWLADYFGPKRVLLAIVPFWSLMTAATAWASGAASLFVVRFAFGLGEAGAFPTASRAMQLWFPKSERGFVQGMTHCFSRLAIAITPLIAVIIMNAWGWRWIFYSFALIGLVWSLVFLLFYRNRPEDEARVNAEELAHIRGTLPNGEMNRTATLLRSEVPWRTIFSSPNMWFIAAAYGCFFYGSYFYVSWFPTYLLEFRHLSLSSVGYLAPLPLISAMVGDLTGGLLTDHILRKTGNLRLARRIVAAPGLLLSAILLIPAGTTDSAITAILCLTASNFFLELVLGPAWAVPMDVGGTSSGTVTAVMNMVGAVGASISPLVFGFLVERGSWVAPFYVTAGVLASGSLIWIFLIDPEKSVVESSRLNPTR; encoded by the coding sequence ATGCCCGCGGACATCACGGCGGCAACCAGCCCGGCGGGCACGCTCGCTCGCGCCAAACGTACCCATGTCAGGTGGTACGTCCTTCTGCTGATCAGCCTGATGTACATGATCACCTACATGGACCGCAGCAATATTTCGATTGCCGCGCCTGCCATTGCCAAGGAGTTCGGTTTCAGCAAAACGGAGATCGCGCTGGTTTTCAGCGCGTTCGCCTGGGCCTATGCGGCGGGTCAGGTTCCCGGCGGCTGGCTCGCCGATTATTTCGGGCCGAAACGGGTGCTTCTGGCGATCGTTCCGTTCTGGTCCCTGATGACGGCGGCTACCGCCTGGGCGTCAGGCGCTGCCTCTCTCTTTGTGGTCCGTTTCGCCTTCGGTCTGGGCGAAGCCGGTGCGTTTCCAACGGCAAGCCGCGCGATGCAGCTTTGGTTTCCAAAGTCCGAGCGCGGCTTCGTCCAGGGCATGACCCATTGTTTCAGCCGCCTCGCCATCGCGATTACGCCGCTGATCGCCGTGATCATCATGAACGCATGGGGATGGCGCTGGATTTTCTACAGCTTCGCGCTGATCGGGCTCGTCTGGTCTCTGGTCTTCCTGCTGTTCTATCGCAATCGCCCGGAGGATGAAGCGCGCGTCAATGCCGAAGAACTCGCGCATATTCGCGGCACCTTGCCGAATGGAGAGATGAACCGGACCGCAACGCTGCTCCGATCGGAAGTGCCGTGGCGCACGATTTTCAGTTCACCGAACATGTGGTTTATCGCGGCGGCCTATGGCTGTTTCTTCTACGGGTCTTATTTCTACGTCAGCTGGTTTCCAACCTACCTGCTTGAATTTCGCCATCTCTCCTTGAGCTCGGTCGGCTATCTGGCGCCGCTGCCGTTGATCTCGGCCATGGTCGGCGACTTGACCGGCGGCCTACTGACCGACCACATCCTTCGCAAGACCGGCAATTTGAGATTGGCGCGCCGCATCGTGGCGGCGCCGGGCCTGTTGCTTTCCGCGATACTGCTGATTCCCGCCGGCACGACCGACAGCGCGATAACCGCGATCCTGTGTCTGACAGCCTCGAACTTCTTTCTGGAATTGGTGCTCGGACCGGCCTGGGCGGTGCCGATGGATGTGGGCGGCACATCGAGCGGAACTGTTACGGCGGTGATGAATATGGTGGGCGCCGTCGGCGCCTCGATTTCTCCGCTGGTGTTCGGTTTCCTGGTGGAGCGGGGCTCCTGGGTCGCCCCCTTCTACGTCACCGCCGGCGTTCTGGCCTCCGGTTCGCTGATTTGGATTTTCCTGATCGATCCCGAAAAATCCGTTGTCGAAAGTTCGCGATTGAATCCCACCCGCTGA
- a CDS encoding pyrroloquinoline quinone-dependent dehydrogenase — translation MNRFSIVCAAIGLVGLLTGPSTAQETKQEAKSASGQAKVSPVTQQQLNEADKNTTNFLLTNGNYAQTRFHPARQIERGNVKNLHVAWIFQTDVKESLETSPIVVDGVMYVTTSFSHVYALDAKTGEQLWHYNHKMGLVTTYCCGPNNRGVQVLGDLVYLATLDSKLVALNAKTGDVVWKTDIADPELGYSETMAPTVIKDKVLIGTNGGEYGIRGFMKAYDAKTGKLLWTFNTIPENSVGVWATKDATGRDMHRDIQAEKDLLAKSGDPYAKLGGGVWQNPAVDLATNRIYFVVGNPSPDLDGSNRPGDNLYTDSLVSLDLDTGKYVCHFQYIAHDLWDLDAASPPVLVNVKGKDGKVIPGVIHAGKTGHIYVHDRKDCSLIRFSEAMVPQENMWVLPTKEGARMLPGANGGVEWSPIATDPGQGLAYAINLHQPMTYQVENSPYPNGKLWLGGAFKVIPGEAQAGNITAVDYNTGKIKWQVKTPEPMIGGILATAGGLVFTGEGNGKFAAYNSSNGKELWNFRAGAGVNAPPSTYMVGGKQYIVVGAGGNTQIDFHRGNNIIAFTLN, via the coding sequence ATGAATAGATTTTCTATTGTATGCGCCGCTATCGGTTTGGTCGGATTACTCACTGGGCCGAGCACCGCGCAGGAGACCAAGCAGGAAGCCAAGTCGGCATCGGGCCAGGCAAAGGTTTCACCGGTTACCCAGCAACAGCTCAACGAAGCCGACAAGAACACAACGAATTTTCTGCTGACCAACGGCAATTATGCCCAGACGCGCTTTCATCCTGCCAGGCAGATCGAGCGCGGCAACGTCAAGAACCTGCACGTCGCGTGGATTTTCCAGACCGACGTCAAGGAATCGCTGGAAACCTCGCCCATCGTTGTCGACGGCGTCATGTATGTGACGACCTCGTTCAGCCATGTCTATGCGCTCGACGCCAAAACCGGCGAGCAGCTCTGGCACTATAACCACAAGATGGGACTGGTTACGACCTACTGCTGCGGTCCCAACAATCGTGGCGTCCAGGTTCTCGGCGATCTCGTCTACCTCGCCACGCTCGACTCCAAGTTAGTGGCCCTGAACGCAAAGACCGGCGATGTCGTCTGGAAGACCGACATCGCCGATCCGGAGCTCGGTTACAGCGAGACGATGGCGCCGACCGTGATCAAGGACAAGGTCCTGATCGGAACCAATGGCGGCGAATACGGCATCCGCGGCTTTATGAAAGCCTATGATGCGAAGACCGGCAAGCTGCTCTGGACGTTCAATACGATACCGGAGAATTCGGTCGGCGTCTGGGCGACCAAGGACGCTACCGGCCGCGATATGCACCGCGACATCCAGGCCGAAAAGGACTTGCTCGCCAAGTCAGGCGATCCCTATGCGAAACTCGGCGGCGGCGTGTGGCAGAATCCCGCCGTCGATCTGGCGACCAACCGGATCTATTTCGTGGTCGGCAATCCCTCGCCCGATCTCGATGGTTCGAACCGCCCCGGCGATAATCTCTATACGGACTCGCTGGTATCGCTTGATCTCGATACCGGCAAATATGTCTGCCACTTTCAGTACATCGCCCACGATCTGTGGGATCTCGATGCCGCAAGCCCGCCGGTGCTGGTCAACGTCAAGGGCAAGGACGGCAAGGTCATCCCGGGCGTGATCCATGCCGGCAAGACCGGTCACATCTATGTTCATGACCGCAAGGATTGCAGCCTGATCCGGTTCTCCGAAGCCATGGTGCCGCAGGAGAACATGTGGGTTCTTCCCACCAAGGAAGGCGCCCGCATGCTGCCGGGTGCGAACGGCGGTGTCGAATGGTCGCCGATCGCCACCGACCCGGGGCAGGGCCTGGCCTATGCCATCAACCTGCATCAGCCCATGACCTACCAGGTCGAGAACTCGCCGTATCCGAACGGCAAGTTGTGGCTTGGTGGCGCCTTCAAGGTGATTCCGGGCGAGGCGCAGGCGGGCAACATCACCGCCGTCGACTACAACACCGGCAAGATCAAATGGCAGGTCAAAACGCCGGAGCCGATGATCGGCGGCATTCTGGCAACCGCCGGGGGCCTTGTGTTCACCGGTGAAGGCAACGGCAAGTTCGCGGCCTACAATTCGTCCAACGGCAAGGAATTGTGGAACTTCCGCGCCGGCGCGGGCGTCAATGCGCCACCCTCCACCTACATGGTGGGCGGCAAGCAATATATCGTGGTCGGCGCGGGCGGTAACACCCAGATCGATTTTCACCGCGGCAACAACATTATCGCCTTCACGCTCAATTGA